Proteins co-encoded in one Hyla sarda isolate aHylSar1 chromosome 4, aHylSar1.hap1, whole genome shotgun sequence genomic window:
- the LOC130366664 gene encoding olfactory receptor 1496-like — translation MQSNNSNTVTKIFLLGFQNLHSFKILFFLLLLLIFCVTICGNLLIIMVVSYSRSLHSPMYFFLTQLSSSDILLSTIIVPNMLHVVLYEGRSLPFIDCLIQFYFFAVSETLESLFLTVMSYDRYQAICNPLHYSSVMDLTFCLKAVLLFWVMTFAATLTFTVTMSQLQFCGPNIIDHFFCDLDPILKLSCSETFNVKLEDMILAVPFMICPFMVIMVSYIYIIFTILKIPSTTGRQKTFSTCSSHLAVVSLFYGSLICIYFFPNKENVKKILSMFYTVVTPLLNPMIYSLSNREIKQAFKSLRAKYLLHVKGYSDKKVK, via the coding sequence ATGCAGAGCAACAATTCTAATACGGTGACCAAAATTTTTCTCTTAGGATTTCagaatttacacagttttaagATTCTTTTCTTTCTCCTCCTTCTGCTGATCTTCTGTGTGACCATCTGTGGGAACCTCCTGATCATTATGGTGGTATCCTACAGCCGATCCCTCCACTCCCCCATGTACTTCTTCCTCACACAGCTCTCCTCCTCAGATATCCTTCTCTCCACCATTATAGTACCCAACATGCTCCATGTTGTGTTGTATGAAGGACGTTCTCTGCCCTTTATCGACTGTTtgatacaattttatttttttgcagtctcAGAAACATTAGAAAGTCTTTTCCTGACGGTGATGTCCTATGACCGGTATCAGGCCATCTGTAACCCTCTACATTACTCCTCCGTTATGGACCTTACATTTTGTCTAAAAGCCGTTCTCTTGTTTTGGGTGATGACATTTGCTGCTACATTGACTTTTACAGTAACAATGAGTCAACTGCAGTTCTGTGGACCAAACATCATTGACCATTTCTTCTGTGATTTAGATCCCATACTTAAACTTTCCTGCTCAGAAACTTTTAATGTGAAATTAGAAGACATGATTCTGGCTGTGCCATTTATGATTTGTCCATTTATGGTGATTATGGtctcatatatttatattatctTCACCATACTAAAGATCCCATCTACAACCGGGAGGCAGAAGAccttctccacctgtagctcTCATTTGGCCGTGGTCTCCTTATTTTATGGATCCCTAATCTGCATCTATTTTTTTCCAAACAAGGAAAACGTAAAGAAGATCCTCTCCATGTTCTACACTGTAGTTACTCCGCTTCTCAATCCTATGATCTACAGTCTGAGTAATAGAGAGATTAAACAGGCCTTTAAAAGCTTAAGAGCAAAATATCTTCTTCATGTTaaaggatactccg